In a single window of the Mesorhizobium shangrilense genome:
- a CDS encoding ABC transporter permease: protein MLRYIAWRIAVMVPTLFLISALVFTIIELPPGDYFESYAAELRAQGENADMDKINQLRAEYGFDKPAYIRYFYWIGGMLQGDFGYSFEYELPVADVVGDRMWLTVLVSFVTIIFTWVIAFPIGMYSATHQYSWGDYGLTFLGLIGIAIPNFMLALILMYFANIWFGASIGGLMDQQFVDQPMSWAKARSILDHLWIPVIIIGTAGTAGMVRRLRANLLDELQKQYVVTARAKGLHPFRTLVKYPMRMALNFFVSDIGSILPAIISGAEITAIVLSLQTTGPMLIKALQSQDMYLAGSFLMFLAFLTVIGVLISDLALAMLDPRIRLQGGSTK from the coding sequence GTGCTGCGTTACATCGCCTGGCGCATAGCAGTGATGGTTCCGACGCTCTTCCTGATTTCGGCCCTCGTCTTCACCATCATCGAACTGCCTCCCGGCGACTATTTCGAGAGCTATGCGGCCGAGTTGCGCGCCCAGGGCGAAAACGCCGACATGGACAAGATCAACCAGCTCAGAGCCGAGTACGGTTTCGACAAGCCCGCCTACATCCGCTACTTCTACTGGATCGGCGGCATGCTGCAGGGCGACTTCGGCTACTCCTTCGAGTATGAGCTGCCGGTCGCAGACGTCGTCGGCGACCGCATGTGGCTGACAGTGCTGGTCTCCTTCGTCACCATCATCTTCACCTGGGTCATCGCATTTCCCATCGGCATGTATTCGGCGACGCACCAGTACAGCTGGGGCGACTACGGGCTGACCTTCCTCGGACTGATCGGCATCGCCATTCCCAACTTCATGCTGGCGCTGATCCTGATGTACTTCGCCAACATCTGGTTCGGCGCCTCGATCGGCGGCCTGATGGACCAGCAGTTTGTCGACCAGCCGATGAGCTGGGCGAAGGCGAGGTCGATCCTGGACCATCTCTGGATCCCGGTCATCATCATCGGAACGGCCGGCACGGCTGGCATGGTGCGGCGCCTGCGCGCCAACCTGCTCGACGAGTTGCAGAAGCAGTATGTCGTCACCGCGCGCGCCAAGGGGCTGCACCCGTTCCGCACGCTGGTGAAATATCCGATGCGCATGGCGCTGAACTTCTTCGTGTCCGACATCGGCTCGATCCTGCCTGCCATCATCTCGGGCGCCGAGATCACCGCCATCGTGCTGTCGCTGCAGACGACGGGCCCGATGCTGATCAAGGCGCTGCAGAGTCAGGACATGTATCTGGCCGGCTCGTTCCTGATGTTCCTCGCCTTCCTTACGGTCATTGGCGTCCTGATCTCGGACCTCGCACTGGCGATGCTTGATCCGCGCATCCGGCTTCAAGGCGGGAGCACCAAATGA
- a CDS encoding polysaccharide lyase, with amino-acid sequence MNMRVLPAAGLAAAICASGQAVADTVEQVLRDGFDGPTFSDTGGLYYRDNFEQSAGSVEFQNRVARNGGGALKLSVKPLCGATSEGCSERAEIWERTELRVPYDQGVWYGFAVKFGDPIPVDDHRYLIAQWKREIDPGAAGDFSPFFALRLRNGKLFATVETNYLDPGGRGSGTGCAGTGTPVWLRPETNQMRALVATDPSWTPGDNDIYTSCTDAIRVVNHGNSLPTPGSGWIDFAVYTKPGPDGSGRIELFANGKPVVTVTGRIGHADPGLGENQYFKFGPYRGAHTNEWTLYYDDFRRSPRCTDVLGPSACPTQ; translated from the coding sequence ATGAACATGCGCGTGCTGCCTGCCGCTGGACTTGCCGCTGCGATCTGCGCGTCCGGTCAGGCTGTCGCCGATACTGTCGAGCAGGTGCTGCGCGACGGGTTTGACGGTCCGACATTTTCCGACACGGGGGGGCTCTATTATCGCGACAATTTCGAGCAGAGCGCGGGCTCGGTCGAATTCCAGAACCGGGTCGCGCGCAATGGCGGCGGCGCCTTGAAGCTGTCGGTCAAGCCGTTGTGTGGGGCCACCTCGGAAGGCTGCAGCGAGCGCGCCGAGATCTGGGAGAGGACGGAACTGCGCGTCCCCTACGACCAGGGCGTCTGGTACGGTTTTGCCGTCAAGTTCGGCGATCCCATCCCGGTGGATGACCATCGCTACCTGATCGCCCAGTGGAAGCGCGAGATCGACCCGGGCGCCGCGGGCGACTTCAGCCCCTTCTTCGCCCTGCGGCTGCGCAACGGCAAGCTCTTCGCCACCGTAGAGACCAACTACCTCGATCCGGGCGGACGAGGTTCCGGAACCGGCTGCGCGGGGACCGGCACGCCTGTCTGGCTGCGTCCCGAAACCAACCAGATGCGCGCGCTCGTGGCCACCGATCCGTCCTGGACGCCGGGCGACAACGACATCTACACATCCTGCACAGACGCCATCAGGGTGGTGAACCATGGCAACAGCCTTCCGACGCCAGGCTCGGGCTGGATCGACTTTGCCGTCTACACCAAGCCGGGGCCGGACGGGTCGGGCCGGATAGAGCTGTTTGCCAACGGCAAGCCGGTGGTCACCGTCACCGGCCGCATCGGCCATGCCGATCCGGGGCTGGGCGAGAACCAGTACTTCAAGTTCGGCCCCTATCGGGGTGCACACACCAACGAGTGGACGCTTTACTATGACGACTTCCGCCGTTCGCCCCGTTGCACCGACGTGCTCGGACCGAGCGCCTGCCCGACCCAGTAG
- a CDS encoding ABC transporter ATP-binding protein: MKPPTDLLRIEDLSISFAIVGGPIHAVRNISMRVLPGKVTALVGESGSGKSVTSQAAMGILPRTARVRGRILFSDPVTGVTSDILQMPKDGPEIRALRGSRIGKIFQEPMTSLSPLHTIGNQVSEPLLIHQDLSAAERRERTEEMLKLVGFPNPARAYDMYAFELSGGLRQRAMIAMALICRPALLIADEPTTALDVTIQAQILELLGELREKLDMAMLLITHDLGVVANIADEVVVLYHGEVMEAGTVEALFRRPRHPYLKGLMAAVPHFDMKPGERLKALREVPVKAENLLGSRKDSGPDVLVSVKDVSKTFTTRKSSWLGKGQQRAVRAVDSVSFDIMRGECLGLVGESGSGKTTVSKILMRAVTPDSGSITFNAGQGPIDVLNAEGEDLRELRTKIQMVFQDPVSSLSPRMTVQNILSEPLEIHNRGDAQTRLEMVKSLMSAIGLDQRFISRYPHSFSGGQRQRIGIARALALGPDLLICDEPVSALDVSVQAQILNLLKDLQSQLGLTYLFISHNLAVVDYMADRIAVMCGGRIVELAPRETLLRKPVHPYTRALVAAVPFPDLDRPLDFKTLKKSGISDAKAWAPQFRPDGDKHALVPADLGGGHFVLARRNADVRELRP, from the coding sequence ATGAAGCCACCGACCGATCTACTGCGGATCGAGGACCTGAGCATCTCGTTCGCCATCGTCGGCGGGCCGATTCACGCCGTGCGAAATATCAGCATGCGCGTCCTGCCCGGCAAGGTGACGGCGCTGGTCGGCGAGTCCGGGTCGGGGAAGTCGGTCACCAGCCAGGCTGCTATGGGCATCCTGCCAAGGACAGCGAGAGTGCGCGGCAGGATCCTTTTTTCGGATCCCGTGACCGGCGTCACCTCGGACATCCTCCAGATGCCCAAGGATGGGCCCGAGATCCGTGCGTTGCGCGGCAGCCGTATCGGCAAGATCTTTCAGGAGCCGATGACGTCGCTGTCCCCGCTCCACACGATCGGCAACCAGGTGAGCGAGCCGCTGCTCATCCACCAGGATCTCTCGGCCGCGGAGCGTCGCGAGCGCACCGAGGAGATGCTGAAGCTCGTCGGTTTTCCCAATCCGGCGCGCGCCTACGACATGTACGCGTTCGAACTGTCGGGCGGCCTGCGCCAGCGCGCGATGATCGCCATGGCGCTGATCTGCCGCCCCGCGCTTTTGATCGCCGACGAGCCGACGACCGCGCTCGACGTGACCATCCAGGCGCAGATCCTGGAACTCCTGGGCGAGCTGCGCGAAAAGCTCGACATGGCGATGCTGCTGATCACCCACGATCTGGGCGTCGTCGCCAACATCGCCGACGAGGTGGTCGTCCTCTACCACGGCGAGGTGATGGAGGCCGGCACGGTGGAGGCGCTCTTCCGCCGGCCGCGGCATCCTTACCTGAAGGGGCTGATGGCCGCGGTGCCGCACTTCGACATGAAGCCTGGCGAACGCCTGAAAGCGCTCCGCGAGGTGCCGGTCAAGGCGGAGAACCTTCTGGGCAGCCGGAAGGACAGCGGCCCCGACGTCCTCGTCTCCGTCAAGGATGTGTCCAAGACCTTCACCACCCGCAAGTCGAGCTGGTTGGGCAAGGGCCAGCAGCGGGCGGTGCGCGCCGTCGACTCGGTCAGCTTCGACATCATGCGCGGCGAATGTCTGGGTCTTGTCGGCGAGAGCGGTTCGGGCAAGACGACCGTCAGCAAGATCCTGATGCGTGCGGTCACGCCCGACAGCGGCTCCATAACCTTCAACGCGGGCCAAGGCCCGATCGACGTTCTCAATGCAGAGGGCGAGGATCTGCGCGAGCTGCGCACCAAGATCCAGATGGTGTTCCAGGACCCGGTGTCGTCGCTGTCGCCGCGCATGACGGTCCAGAACATCCTCAGCGAGCCTCTCGAGATCCACAATCGCGGTGACGCCCAGACCCGGCTGGAGATGGTGAAGTCGCTGATGTCGGCGATCGGCCTCGACCAGCGCTTCATCAGCCGCTACCCGCACAGCTTCTCCGGCGGCCAGCGCCAGCGCATCGGCATTGCGCGCGCCCTGGCTCTCGGACCGGACCTGCTCATCTGCGACGAACCGGTCTCGGCGCTCGACGTCTCTGTCCAGGCCCAGATCCTCAATCTGCTCAAGGACCTGCAGTCGCAGCTCGGCCTCACCTACCTCTTCATTTCCCACAATCTCGCGGTCGTCGACTACATGGCCGACCGCATCGCCGTGATGTGCGGCGGCCGCATCGTGGAGCTTGCGCCGCGCGAAACGCTTCTGCGCAAGCCTGTGCATCCCTATACCCGCGCGCTGGTTGCGGCGGTGCCGTTTCCCGACCTCGACCGACCGCTTGACTTCAAGACGCTCAAGAAAAGCGGCATCTCGGACGCCAAGGCGTGGGCGCCGCAGTTCCGGCCCGATGGAGACAAGCACGCACTCGTGCCAGCCGATCTCGGGGGCGGTCATTTCGTGCTGGCGCGGCGCAACGCGGACGTCAGGGAACTGCGGCCATGA
- a CDS encoding ABC transporter permease, with product MSSVTRDDTVSGVATAKSPLPAPGAPLEHYVSTAPFDPMSIEAMTAEQSRVYQASQLRLMWWKFKRHKVALASGIFLASLYFLILICEFIAPYNLHTRNMDYIYSPPQRVHFFDQGRFVGPFVYGRDMRLDMDTLQRIYTVNPSKVQPLRFFCRGDSYKFWGLIESNIHLVCPAKDGQMFLLGTDRLGRDVLSRIIYGARVSLTIGLLGITFSFVLGIVIGGLAGYHGGKFDLIVQRVIEVLQSLPSIPLWMALAAIMPATWHPILIYFAITMILGLLDWTGLARAVRSKLLALREEDYVLAAQLMGARPARIIGRHMIPGFMSHLIATATISIPGMILGETALSFLGLGLRPPITSWGILLTEARSVSVIAFYPWLLFPMIPVILVILAFNFLGDGLRDAADPYR from the coding sequence ATGAGCTCGGTGACGCGGGACGATACGGTTTCCGGGGTCGCGACCGCGAAATCGCCGTTGCCGGCGCCCGGTGCGCCGCTTGAGCACTATGTGTCCACCGCCCCGTTCGACCCGATGTCGATCGAGGCGATGACCGCCGAGCAGTCGCGCGTCTACCAGGCGTCGCAACTTCGCCTGATGTGGTGGAAGTTCAAGCGCCACAAGGTCGCGCTCGCCTCCGGCATCTTCCTGGCGTCGCTCTATTTCCTGATCCTGATCTGCGAGTTCATTGCGCCCTACAACCTGCACACGCGCAACATGGACTACATCTATTCGCCGCCGCAGCGCGTACACTTCTTCGATCAGGGCCGTTTCGTGGGACCGTTCGTCTATGGCCGCGACATGCGCCTCGACATGGACACGCTGCAGCGCATCTACACGGTCAACCCATCCAAGGTGCAGCCGCTCCGCTTCTTCTGCCGGGGCGATTCCTACAAGTTCTGGGGGCTCATCGAATCCAACATTCACCTCGTCTGCCCGGCCAAGGACGGCCAGATGTTCCTGCTGGGCACCGATCGGCTGGGCCGCGACGTGCTCTCGCGCATCATCTATGGAGCCCGGGTCTCGCTGACCATCGGCCTGCTGGGCATCACCTTCAGCTTCGTGCTGGGCATCGTGATCGGCGGCCTGGCCGGCTACCACGGCGGCAAGTTCGACCTGATCGTGCAGCGCGTCATCGAGGTCCTGCAGTCTTTGCCCAGCATCCCGTTGTGGATGGCGCTGGCGGCGATCATGCCGGCGACATGGCATCCGATCCTGATCTACTTCGCCATCACCATGATTCTCGGCCTGCTCGACTGGACGGGGCTTGCCCGCGCCGTTCGCTCGAAGCTGCTGGCCCTGCGCGAGGAAGACTACGTGCTCGCCGCCCAGCTCATGGGGGCGAGACCCGCCCGCATCATCGGCCGGCACATGATTCCAGGCTTCATGTCGCACCTGATCGCGACGGCGACCATCTCCATCCCCGGCATGATCCTCGGCGAGACGGCGTTGAGCTTCCTGGGGCTCGGGCTGCGTCCGCCGATCACCAGTTGGGGCATCCTGCTCACCGAGGCGCGCAGCGTCAGCGTCATCGCCTTTTATCCGTGGCTCTTGTTCCCGATGATTCCGGTGATCCTCGTCATCCTCGCCTTCAACTTCCTCGGCGATGGATTGCGCGACGCAGCGGATCCGTATCGATAG
- a CDS encoding ABC transporter substrate-binding protein: MINRRTTLGLIAATTLSPRTLLAADREPSFLRALLDEGKLPPMAERLPKDPLVVNLAAMGREPGQYGGSVRFLISGQRDIRLMTINGYSRLVGYDETLQFVPDILSSFEVDEERIFTFRLREGHKWSDGQPFTAEDFRYVWEDVYHDEDLTPGGLPRPLLVDGKKPVFEIVDPLTVRFTWHAPNPYFLPEIASAQALGLVLPAHYMKQFHKKHQDPEKLDELIKVNKAKKWTTLHLRMARQYRPENPELPTLDPWRNTTKPPAERFVFERNAFFHRVDETGQQLPYIDQFILDVSSSAIIVAKTSAGESDLQMNGLDFADYTLLKDAERRHPVKVHLWKRTQGARVALLPNMNCADPTWLPFLRDVRLRRALSLAINRREINLALFYGLSRESADTVLPESMLFRPEFPTAWAAYDPDQANALLDEVGLKRPARGQIRLLPDGNPAQLVVETAGESTLDTDVLELVTDHWREVGIKLFIRTSQRDVFRSRAIAGQITMSLWSGIDNGIPTAEMSPNELAPTADEQLQWPVWGLHYLSNGEQGSPPDMPEAAKLLDLLQRWGRAVDSGTRASVWNEMLALWADQVFSIGIVNSALQPILTTARLRNFPPEGLYSFNPTSYLGVYKPDTFWLAEG, encoded by the coding sequence ATGATCAACAGGCGGACCACACTCGGACTGATCGCAGCCACCACTCTGTCGCCGCGCACGCTCCTCGCCGCCGACCGGGAGCCGAGCTTCCTGCGTGCGCTGCTCGACGAGGGCAAGTTGCCGCCGATGGCCGAACGGCTGCCGAAGGATCCGCTTGTCGTCAATCTCGCCGCGATGGGCCGTGAACCGGGCCAGTATGGCGGCTCCGTGCGTTTTCTGATCAGCGGCCAGCGTGACATCCGCTTGATGACGATCAACGGCTATTCCCGCCTGGTCGGCTACGACGAGACCCTCCAGTTCGTGCCGGACATCCTGTCGAGCTTCGAAGTGGACGAGGAGCGCATCTTCACCTTCAGGCTGCGCGAGGGGCACAAATGGTCGGACGGTCAACCGTTCACGGCCGAAGACTTCCGCTATGTCTGGGAAGACGTCTATCACGACGAGGACCTGACGCCCGGCGGACTGCCGCGCCCGCTCCTGGTCGACGGCAAGAAGCCGGTGTTCGAGATCGTGGATCCGTTGACCGTGCGCTTCACCTGGCATGCACCCAATCCGTATTTCCTGCCGGAGATCGCTTCCGCGCAGGCGTTGGGGCTGGTTCTGCCGGCCCACTACATGAAGCAGTTCCACAAGAAGCACCAGGATCCCGAGAAGCTCGACGAGCTGATCAAGGTCAACAAGGCCAAGAAGTGGACGACGCTCCACCTGCGCATGGCTCGCCAGTACCGGCCGGAGAATCCCGAGCTGCCGACCCTCGATCCGTGGCGCAACACCACCAAGCCGCCGGCCGAGCGCTTCGTGTTCGAGCGCAATGCCTTCTTCCACAGGGTCGACGAAACCGGACAGCAGCTGCCCTATATCGACCAGTTCATCCTCGACGTCAGTTCCTCGGCCATCATCGTGGCGAAGACCAGCGCGGGCGAGAGCGATCTGCAGATGAACGGGCTCGACTTCGCGGACTACACGCTGCTGAAGGATGCCGAGCGGCGCCATCCGGTCAAGGTCCATCTGTGGAAGCGCACGCAGGGCGCCCGGGTCGCGCTGCTGCCGAACATGAATTGCGCCGACCCGACATGGCTTCCCTTCCTCCGCGATGTGCGGCTACGGCGCGCCCTTTCGCTGGCAATCAACCGGCGCGAGATCAATCTTGCCCTGTTCTACGGACTGTCCAGGGAGAGCGCTGACACGGTGCTTCCCGAAAGCATGCTGTTCCGGCCCGAGTTCCCGACCGCCTGGGCCGCCTACGATCCCGACCAGGCCAATGCGCTGCTCGACGAGGTGGGGCTGAAGCGGCCGGCCAGGGGCCAGATCCGCCTCCTTCCCGACGGCAATCCGGCGCAGCTCGTGGTCGAGACCGCCGGCGAGAGCACCCTCGACACCGACGTGCTGGAACTGGTCACGGACCATTGGCGTGAGGTCGGCATCAAGCTCTTCATCCGCACTTCGCAGCGCGACGTGTTCCGCAGCCGCGCCATTGCGGGACAGATCACCATGTCGCTCTGGTCGGGCATCGACAACGGTATCCCTACGGCCGAGATGAGCCCCAACGAACTGGCGCCGACCGCCGACGAACAGCTTCAGTGGCCCGTCTGGGGCCTCCACTACCTTTCCAACGGGGAGCAGGGCTCGCCGCCGGATATGCCGGAAGCGGCCAAGCTTCTCGACCTGCTCCAGCGATGGGGCCGCGCGGTCGACAGCGGGACGAGGGCGAGCGTCTGGAACGAGATGCTGGCGCTATGGGCCGACCAGGTCTTTTCGATCGGCATCGTCAACTCCGCCCTGCAGCCGATCCTGACCACCGCCCGGCTCAGGAACTTCCCGCCCGAGGGCCTCTACAGCTTCAATCCGACGTCCTATCTCGGCGTCTATAAGCCTGACACGTTCTGGCTGGCGGAGGGCTGA
- a CDS encoding adenylate/guanylate cyclase domain-containing protein produces MAFVQGEVSGILMDKVADWLMRSALAGDALEAMIQGFCERLAAAGVPVVRVHLSFSMLHPLYDALSFTWRRGEAIEIEGLRKKDGLPPERFLRSPYFHLLSNKLEHLRRRIDPEGPSEFPIFEDLRAWGVTDYLAFVHSFGGEQRGMLGSWSTDSPQGFSESTLAALLRIQSPLAVAAKMAVLNKLADNMLTTYVGGDAGKRVLRGQVKRGDGDTIRAALVMADMRGSTRLAETVGRESYIDTLNAFFDAIAAPFNRNGGQILSFLGDGFLAVYPCERHRAPSEVACRAALSGTFRATSRMADLNRAREQKGLGKIAYGIGLHVGNVMFGNVGLTDRLTFSTFGSAVNEVQRLQNLTKKYHHEIIASSDFAGYCGGNWLEIGKEQLAGAKQKLIIMHPDFSDGGAIAEDGNFEEGYDRMSDAEQVMMLHREAEHRSPFRREMKKLQ; encoded by the coding sequence ATGGCTTTCGTACAGGGCGAAGTGTCCGGCATCCTGATGGACAAGGTGGCGGATTGGTTGATGCGCTCGGCGCTTGCGGGCGATGCGCTGGAAGCCATGATCCAGGGTTTTTGCGAGCGGCTGGCCGCTGCCGGAGTGCCTGTGGTCCGCGTTCATCTCAGTTTTTCGATGCTGCACCCCCTCTACGATGCGCTGAGCTTCACCTGGCGTCGGGGCGAAGCGATCGAGATAGAAGGGCTGCGCAAGAAGGATGGGCTGCCGCCCGAGCGCTTCCTGCGCAGTCCCTATTTCCATTTGCTGAGCAACAAGCTCGAGCATCTGCGCCGCCGCATAGATCCGGAGGGGCCGTCGGAGTTCCCGATTTTCGAAGACCTGAGGGCGTGGGGCGTCACCGACTATCTGGCGTTTGTGCACTCTTTCGGCGGCGAGCAGCGGGGAATGCTCGGATCCTGGAGCACCGACAGCCCGCAGGGGTTCTCGGAGAGCACGCTCGCGGCGTTGCTGCGCATCCAGAGCCCCCTTGCAGTGGCCGCCAAGATGGCGGTCCTCAACAAGCTGGCCGACAACATGCTGACGACCTATGTCGGCGGTGACGCAGGCAAACGGGTGCTGAGGGGGCAGGTGAAGCGCGGCGACGGCGACACCATTCGCGCCGCCCTGGTCATGGCCGATATGCGCGGCTCCACCAGGCTCGCCGAGACGGTTGGCCGGGAGAGCTATATCGATACGCTCAACGCCTTCTTCGACGCCATCGCCGCGCCCTTCAATCGCAACGGGGGGCAGATCCTGAGCTTCCTGGGGGACGGGTTCCTTGCCGTCTATCCATGCGAGCGACATCGCGCCCCGTCGGAGGTCGCATGCCGGGCGGCCTTGTCGGGGACGTTCCGGGCCACGTCGCGCATGGCCGATCTGAATCGCGCCCGCGAGCAGAAAGGACTGGGCAAGATCGCCTACGGCATCGGCCTCCACGTGGGCAACGTGATGTTCGGCAATGTCGGGCTCACCGACCGGCTGACCTTCTCCACATTCGGGTCCGCGGTCAACGAGGTGCAGCGCCTTCAGAACCTGACCAAGAAATACCACCATGAGATCATCGCCAGCAGCGATTTTGCTGGCTACTGCGGCGGCAACTGGCTGGAGATCGGAAAGGAACAGCTTGCCGGCGCCAAGCAGAAGCTCATCATCATGCATCCGGATTTCTCGGATGGGGGAGCCATTGCAGAGGACGGAAATTTCGAAGAAGGTTATGATCGCATGTCGGATGCCGAACAGGTGATGATGCTGCATCGAGAGGCGGAACACAGGTCGCCCTTCAGGCGGGAGATGAAGAAGCTGCAATGA
- a CDS encoding nuclear transport factor 2 family protein — MATERFELDLIDRYCAVWSEADANRRATLLTSLWAEHATYTDPTTHASGAGELLAHIAGVQARRPGSRVVRTGGVDLHHDVGYFAWQALSAEGAVLREGVDVAFFNTDGTRIERIIGFFAPFAAHEEAPATTA, encoded by the coding sequence ATGGCGACTGAACGTTTCGAGCTCGACCTTATCGACCGCTACTGCGCGGTGTGGAGCGAGGCTGACGCAAACAGGCGGGCGACGTTGCTGACCTCGCTGTGGGCCGAACACGCCACCTACACGGATCCGACGACCCACGCTTCCGGCGCGGGCGAGCTGCTTGCGCATATCGCCGGGGTTCAGGCCAGACGCCCGGGCTCGCGCGTCGTCCGCACCGGCGGCGTGGATCTGCACCATGATGTCGGCTACTTCGCCTGGCAGGCGCTCAGCGCGGAAGGAGCGGTCCTGCGCGAGGGCGTGGACGTCGCCTTCTTCAACACTGACGGGACGCGCATCGAGCGCATCATCGGGTTCTTCGCCCCGTTCGCGGCGCACGAAGAAGCGCCGGCGACGACTGCCTAG
- a CDS encoding nucleotide sugar dehydrogenase yields the protein MHTSHSTYEILRTRIDRLTARVGVIGLGYVGLPLAMAMATGGFPTLGFDIDPAKVDMLNGGASYIEAVPDEALGRSLRDGRFRASHDFVGLAECDVIVICVPTPLTRHRDPDLSFVENTARAIAASLRRGQLVVLESTTYPGTTDGVLRPILEATGLRSGRDFYLGFSPEREDPGNRDFAVSTIPKVVAGDGHEAAALMRAFYGAVVDTVVPVSTTATAEAVKLTENIFRSVNIALVNELKLVYGAMGIDIWEVIEAAKSKPFGFMPFYPGPGLGGHCVPIDPFYLTWKAREYEMPTRFIELAGEINSAMPRHIVARLADALDRHAGKALSRSRILVVGLAYKKNVPDIRESPSLRLIELIEERGGRAEFHDPYVAEIPPTREHMPLKGRRSVELTGARLGEFDAVLVATDHDSIDYAEIARGAPLIIDTRNVFGRLGLGGDHIIKA from the coding sequence TTGCACACAAGCCACTCGACCTATGAGATCCTGCGCACGCGCATCGACCGGCTTACGGCGCGCGTCGGGGTCATCGGGCTGGGGTATGTCGGGCTGCCGCTCGCGATGGCCATGGCGACGGGCGGCTTTCCGACGCTGGGATTCGACATCGATCCCGCCAAGGTCGACATGCTCAACGGCGGAGCGTCCTATATCGAAGCAGTGCCCGACGAAGCCCTCGGCCGATCGCTGCGCGACGGTAGGTTCCGCGCCAGCCACGATTTCGTCGGATTGGCCGAATGCGACGTCATCGTGATCTGCGTGCCGACGCCATTGACGAGGCATCGCGATCCGGACCTTTCCTTCGTCGAGAACACCGCACGCGCCATAGCCGCCAGTCTGCGGCGGGGACAACTCGTCGTCCTGGAATCGACGACCTACCCAGGCACCACCGACGGCGTCCTGAGGCCGATCCTGGAAGCGACCGGGCTGCGCTCGGGCCGGGACTTCTACCTTGGCTTCTCCCCTGAGCGCGAGGACCCGGGCAACCGCGACTTCGCCGTGTCGACGATCCCGAAGGTCGTCGCCGGCGACGGTCATGAAGCAGCCGCGCTCATGCGGGCGTTCTACGGCGCCGTGGTCGATACCGTCGTTCCGGTATCCACGACTGCGACGGCGGAAGCCGTAAAACTCACCGAGAATATCTTCCGTTCGGTGAATATCGCGCTCGTCAACGAGTTGAAGCTCGTCTACGGCGCGATGGGCATCGACATCTGGGAGGTGATCGAGGCGGCCAAGAGCAAGCCGTTCGGCTTCATGCCGTTCTATCCCGGTCCCGGCCTCGGCGGCCATTGCGTCCCCATCGACCCCTTCTACCTGACCTGGAAGGCGCGGGAATACGAGATGCCGACGCGCTTCATCGAGCTCGCCGGCGAGATTAACTCGGCCATGCCCCGGCATATCGTCGCCCGGCTTGCCGACGCTTTGGATCGTCATGCCGGCAAGGCGCTCAGCCGCTCGCGCATCCTTGTCGTCGGTTTGGCCTACAAGAAGAACGTTCCAGACATCCGCGAAAGCCCTTCGTTGCGGCTGATCGAACTGATTGAGGAGCGTGGCGGGCGGGCGGAGTTCCATGACCCCTATGTCGCGGAGATCCCGCCGACCCGCGAGCACATGCCGCTCAAGGGCCGCCGCTCGGTCGAACTCACCGGGGCGCGGCTCGGCGAGTTCGATGCGGTGCTCGTCGCCACTGACCACGATTCCATCGACTATGCGGAGATCGCGCGGGGCGCGCCGCTGATCATCGATACGCGCAATGTTTTCGGTCGCCTTGGGCTAGGCGGCGATCATATCATCAAGGCTTGA